Sequence from the Colletotrichum higginsianum IMI 349063 chromosome 6, whole genome shotgun sequence genome:
GTCCAGCAGgcgctcgacgccgacatgATGAGCCTGGTCTTCACCAACTCGAGCCCCGCGCTGCCGGTCTGGGGCGGCAAGAGCAAGCTCATGGGCGTCTCGCCCATCGCCTGCGGCGCGCCCGGGAAGGACAAGCCCTTCATCCTCGACATGGCCCCGTCGGTGGCGGCCAGGGGCAAGATCTACAAGGCCAAGAGGCGCGGCGAGAAGATCCCCCTCGACTgggccctcgacgccgacggccgcccgACGGACGACCCGTCTGCCGCCCTGGAGGGCGTCATGCTGCCCATGGGCGGCCCCAAGGGCTCGGCGCTGTCTATCATGATGGATGTCTTCTCCGGCGTCCTCTCCGGCTCGGCCTTCGCGGGCCACGTGACGAACCCGTACGACCCCTCGAAgcccgccgacgtcggccaCTTCCTGGTCGCCGTCAAGCCGGACCTCTTCATGAGCCTGGACGACTTCCGCGAGAGGATGGACTACTTGTACCAGCGCGTCGTGGGCTCGGACAAGGCGGCCGGGGTCGACAGGATTTATTTCCCCGGCGAGATTGAGCAGTTGAATCAGCAGGACCGGGAGAAGAACGGGATTCCACTGGTGCAGGCAGAGATTGACGCCCTGAACGCAGAAGCTGTGAGAGTTGGTGCGCAGCCTCTGACAACACTGGCGAGTAGTTGAATTGCAAGCCCGTTATGAGGAGGTCTTTCCCCTATTATCTAATGAAACGGGAATGGCCCGAGGGATCTCGTCGCGATACAGCTGGAAAATTCAGTTGATCCAGTCATTCCTCATTGCTTACGATGCTCTTTTTCTCTTCATGGGTACAAAGTTCCATTTCACGTCCAAGTTTTGTTTGGGAACTCTCATTTCGCAATCACG
This genomic interval carries:
- a CDS encoding Malate/L-lactate dehydrogenase, producing MADESTKIPVSASEARRLVEDILKGNGVPAENAAVVARCLVAADLRGVDTHGMNRVPSYMERVRQGVLDPAAQPELRQVTPVVAHVDGKNGFGFVATRIGMAAAIESAKTFGIGMASVSHSNHFGMAAWVVQQALDADMMSLVFTNSSPALPVWGGKSKLMGVSPIACGAPGKDKPFILDMAPSVAARGKIYKAKRRGEKIPLDWALDADGRPTDDPSAALEGVMLPMGGPKGSALSIMMDVFSGVLSGSAFAGHVTNPYDPSKPADVGHFLVAVKPDLFMSLDDFRERMDYLYQRVVGSDKAAGVDRIYFPGEIEQLNQQDREKNGIPLVQAEIDALNAEAVRVGAQPLTTLASS